One region of Wyeomyia smithii strain HCP4-BCI-WySm-NY-G18 chromosome 3, ASM2978416v1, whole genome shotgun sequence genomic DNA includes:
- the LOC129728448 gene encoding uncharacterized protein LOC129728448 yields MTRRILPEKPWIDIAIDFLGPMPSSEYILVVIDYYSRYMEIEIMQRITARETVKRLKKIFRTWGPPRTITLDNAKQFVSTEFDEYCREARIHLNHTSPYWPQANGEVERQNRSLLKRMNIAHALYNDWKAELDSFLELYNNTPHTITGKAPSELLQGRKSRSKLPQMDDLETTPPSSDFRDRDFEKKMLQKDREDSRRKAKPSDIEEGDVVLMKNLLPTNKLSTNFLKEKFTVLNINGSNVTVQSHHNGRKYDRNTAHLKKLPLSSDDSTDVPSFQPEIESRPEQEAGPEVIFGSGAELDTSHSSALGVDESAVRRSRRTIKPKRPFSPSE; encoded by the coding sequence ATGACGCGCCGTATTCTCCCAGAAAAACCGTGGATTGACATAGCGATAGATTTTCTGGGACCTATGCCGTCATCAGAATATATACTAGTCGTCATTGACTATTATAGCCGGTACATGGAAATCGAAATCATGCAACGAATAACGGCACGGGAGACTGTAAAGCGTTTGAAGAAGATTTTCAGGACATGGGGTCCGCCTAGAACGATAACTTTAGACAACGCGAAGCAGTTCGTATCAACGGAATTCGATGAATACTGCAGGGAAGCTAGAATACATCTCAATCATACGTCACCTTATTGGCCACAGGCCAATGGAGAGGTCGAAAGACAAAATCGGTCACTTCTCAAGAGGATGAATATAGCTCATGCCCTCTACAATGATTGGAAAGCGGAACTTGATAGTTTTCTAGAGCTTTATAATAACACTCCGCATACTATAACTGGGAAAGCACCTAGCGAGCTCCTTCAGGGCAGGAAATCACGATCCAAGCTACCTCAAATGGACGACCTGGAAACAACTCCGCCAAGCTCTGATTTTCGAGATCGGGATTTCGAGAAAAAGATGCTACAGAAAGACCGAGAAGATTCCAGGCGTaaagcaaaaccaagtgatatAGAGGAGGGAGATGTCGTTCTAATGAAAAATCTGCTTCCAACGAACAAACTGTCAACCAACTTCTTGAAAGAGAAGTTTACTGTGCTGAACATAAATGGATCAAACGTAACCGTGCAATCTCACCATAATGGAAGGAAGTATGATCGCAACACAGCCCATCTGAAAAAGTTACCCTTGTCATCTGACGACAGCACCGACGTGCCATCCTTCCAACCGGAAATAGAATCACGGCCAGAGCAGGAAGCTGGACCCGAGGTGATCTTCGGATCCGGAGCGGAACTGGACACTTCACACTCTTCTGCTCTAGGAGTAGACGAGTCTGCCGTACGACGATCGCGGCGTACCATTAAGCCCAAACGTCCGTTCAGCCCATCAGAATAA